The Paenibacillus sophorae genome has a segment encoding these proteins:
- a CDS encoding glycosyltransferase translates to MSGKKKLLFVMNSLVCGGAEKSLISLLQSIDYSRCDVDLLLFKHEGLFMNKIPDQVRLLDAPPRYKYFDMSIKKALKNCLAEGKPGLAYARIRAGFLFKKESHPARREQLLWKYSSKSLPQLSAEYDAAIGYMENSPIRYVVDKVVKARKKIGFIHNDYDKLGMNPDLDDKYFSQLDCIATVSEECVQILKDRFPAYKEKIALMHNIVSPSAITKMSSDESPIQKQEQTTIVSVGRLNYQKGFNMAVEACDLLVREGYDIRWYIIGEGEERGSLERLIQEKGLQDILILTGLRENPYPYIKQCDIYVQTSLFEGRCLTITEAKILHKPIVSTDFEVIFDQLTDGYNGLIVGRDAHSIYSGVKKLIDDQELRERFIGNLGHEEMGTEDEVHKLYQWIS, encoded by the coding sequence ATGAGCGGGAAAAAAAAGCTGCTGTTCGTCATGAATAGTCTCGTCTGCGGAGGCGCGGAGAAGTCGCTCATTTCATTACTCCAATCCATTGATTATTCCCGCTGCGATGTGGACCTGCTGCTGTTCAAGCACGAGGGCCTCTTTATGAATAAGATCCCGGATCAAGTCCGCCTCCTGGATGCTCCTCCCAGGTATAAATACTTTGATATGTCCATCAAAAAAGCGCTGAAGAACTGTCTCGCAGAAGGCAAGCCCGGTCTGGCTTACGCACGGATCAGGGCGGGATTTCTGTTCAAAAAGGAGAGCCATCCGGCCAGACGGGAGCAGCTGCTGTGGAAATACAGCTCGAAGTCGCTTCCGCAGCTATCCGCTGAATACGATGCCGCAATCGGATATATGGAGAATTCGCCTATTCGCTATGTGGTGGATAAAGTGGTGAAGGCTCGTAAGAAGATCGGGTTCATTCATAATGACTACGATAAGCTGGGCATGAACCCGGACCTGGATGACAAGTATTTCAGCCAATTGGACTGTATTGCAACCGTATCCGAAGAATGTGTACAAATTCTGAAAGACCGGTTTCCCGCCTATAAAGAAAAGATCGCGCTGATGCATAATATCGTGTCTCCCTCCGCCATTACCAAGATGTCTTCCGATGAAAGCCCGATTCAGAAGCAGGAACAGACAACGATTGTCTCTGTCGGCAGGCTGAACTATCAAAAAGGCTTCAACATGGCCGTGGAGGCTTGCGATTTGCTTGTCCGCGAAGGGTACGACATCCGTTGGTATATCATTGGCGAGGGAGAGGAAAGAGGGAGCCTGGAGCGTCTGATCCAGGAAAAGGGGCTGCAGGATATTCTGATCCTTACGGGGCTTCGGGAGAATCCGTATCCTTACATCAAGCAGTGCGACATTTATGTGCAGACCTCCTTGTTTGAGGGCCGCTGCCTGACGATAACGGAAGCCAAGATCCTGCACAAGCCGATCGTCTCGACTGATTTTGAAGTCATATTTGATCAATTGACGGATGGATATAACGGCCTGATCGTGGGCAGAGACGCCCATTCCATCTACTCCGGCGTTAAGAAGCTGATCGATGATCAAGAATTGAGGGAACGGTTCATCGGCAATCTGGGGCATGAAGAGATGGGAACTGAGGACGAAGTCCATAAATTGTACCAGTGGATAAGCTAG
- a CDS encoding glycoside hydrolase family 88 protein → MFGLTFGLIVIAIVLIIAIIDAAPVFGDWFGRIHIGRFSDQRVWGTAVTETGVKWLTRTPKIKLTDNTRLIVLDMLRGNYTRPAIQHWQEASLLLGFHSYLSNNSDPKAEAAVNALISSKFNGAGQWNHPPQQVDGAILAYGVMKHSAGQREAHKAAMDQMWELIQEHIGEDGTVQYRKSMKDYRYVDTIGFICPFLVVYGLQYEKPECIQLAVRQILEFERFGMLQGTSLPCHAYSTATKYPLGLYGWGRGLGWYAIGLIDAWRELPDSHEYKKPLEEAVVRFARSALAVQGEQGQWNWTVTRPESRADSSATAMLAWFMLNASQIEEISRECLAAADSAILYLMKVTRRNGAVDFSQGDTKDIGVYSVLFNILPFTQGFCIRLANSKE, encoded by the coding sequence ATATTTGGTCTAACGTTTGGCCTCATAGTAATCGCAATCGTACTTATCATTGCGATCATTGACGCGGCGCCTGTCTTTGGAGACTGGTTTGGGAGGATACACATCGGCAGATTTAGCGACCAGCGGGTCTGGGGGACAGCCGTTACGGAAACCGGTGTGAAATGGCTGACAAGAACGCCCAAAATTAAGCTTACCGACAATACCCGGTTGATTGTGCTGGATATGCTGAGAGGAAACTATACCAGACCGGCCATTCAGCATTGGCAGGAGGCTTCCCTGCTGCTGGGCTTTCACAGCTATTTAAGCAACAACAGCGATCCGAAGGCGGAAGCGGCGGTGAACGCCCTGATCTCTTCCAAATTTAACGGCGCCGGTCAGTGGAATCACCCGCCGCAGCAGGTGGATGGCGCCATCTTGGCTTACGGGGTTATGAAGCATTCCGCAGGGCAGAGAGAGGCGCATAAAGCCGCGATGGATCAGATGTGGGAGCTGATTCAGGAGCATATCGGCGAAGACGGGACGGTGCAGTATCGTAAGTCGATGAAGGATTACCGTTACGTAGATACGATTGGTTTTATTTGCCCCTTCCTGGTGGTGTACGGACTGCAGTATGAGAAGCCGGAATGCATTCAGCTGGCCGTGAGACAAATTCTGGAGTTTGAGCGGTTCGGAATGCTGCAGGGAACGTCACTACCGTGTCATGCATACAGCACCGCAACAAAGTATCCCCTTGGTCTTTACGGCTGGGGAAGAGGGCTTGGCTGGTACGCGATCGGCCTTATTGATGCTTGGCGGGAGCTTCCGGACAGCCATGAATACAAGAAGCCGCTGGAGGAAGCCGTCGTGCGGTTCGCCCGTTCCGCCCTTGCGGTGCAGGGGGAGCAGGGGCAGTGGAACTGGACGGTAACGAGACCTGAATCGAGAGCCGATTCCTCGGCGACCGCGATGCTGGCCTGGTTTATGCTGAATGCGTCACAGATCGAAGAAATATCACGGGAATGTCTGGCCGCCGCTGATTCAGCGATTCTCTATTTAATGAAGGTAACCAGAAGGAACGGCGCCGTTGATTTTTCTCAGGGAGATACCAAGGACATTGGCGTTTACTCCGTCCTGTTCAATATCTTGCCGTTTACGCAAGGCTTTTGCATCCGATTGGCAAACTCGAAGGAATAG
- a CDS encoding lipopolysaccharide biosynthesis protein, with protein MRVKNSIINITAGIGNQLVITLLSFASRTVFINRLGIEYLGVNGLFTNILSMLTLAEAGIGTSIMYSLYKPVAENDYEKIGRLMRLYRRAYLVIALVVTLLGLSVLPFLNVIVKDHSVEHLHLIYLIFLLNTVTPYFFSYKNSFLSVNQKNYIVTVAFSVTSIISTSLKIGILYYTSNYILFLIVDSVLTVTTSILLTVVANRKYPYLKQKVIGRLDAGTRNGIVKNVKAIIIQNIGSYLVLETESILISTFVSLKAVGLYSNYKMLIDIARTFINQVFINLYHSVGNLVSSESTEKVYSVYKVMLLLSFWLYSLLATLLYIVLAPFITLWIGEKFLMSSGVLAILVLLFFERGMRNPITTVKTTAGIFQEDRYVPLAQAAVGLGISIILVRQIGIAGVFIGSLVGALAMPFWTTPYLVYKKVFHRPLSEHYRLYAYFTIIGVGAFFAAYSASGLIHANSFPLLLVKGAVAFIIVNLIYVLLFHRRDEFAYLQGIAKTLLGKVTVRFGPLKKTEVD; from the coding sequence ATGAGAGTAAAAAACTCCATCATTAATATAACGGCGGGCATCGGCAATCAATTAGTGATCACCCTGCTGAGCTTTGCCTCTAGAACCGTCTTCATTAACCGGCTCGGCATCGAGTATTTGGGCGTAAACGGCTTGTTCACGAACATTCTCTCGATGCTGACGCTCGCCGAGGCGGGTATCGGGACGAGTATTATGTACAGCCTGTACAAGCCAGTGGCGGAGAATGATTATGAGAAGATCGGCCGGTTAATGCGGCTGTACCGCAGAGCCTATCTGGTCATCGCGCTTGTAGTGACATTGCTCGGACTGTCGGTATTGCCTTTTCTGAACGTAATTGTCAAGGATCATAGCGTGGAGCATCTGCATTTGATTTACCTGATTTTTCTGCTCAATACGGTAACGCCCTATTTTTTCTCCTATAAAAATTCATTCCTGAGCGTCAATCAGAAGAACTACATCGTAACCGTGGCCTTCTCGGTAACTTCTATTATCTCCACCTCTCTGAAGATCGGCATCTTGTATTATACGTCGAACTACATACTTTTTCTTATTGTGGACAGCGTGCTTACGGTAACGACTTCCATCCTGTTAACAGTGGTCGCGAACCGGAAATATCCTTATTTGAAGCAAAAAGTGATAGGGAGGCTCGATGCCGGAACCCGAAACGGAATAGTCAAAAATGTAAAAGCGATTATTATCCAGAATATCGGCAGCTATCTGGTGCTGGAAACGGAAAGCATCCTCATTTCCACCTTTGTCAGCCTCAAGGCCGTCGGCTTGTATTCCAACTATAAAATGCTGATCGATATCGCCAGAACGTTCATCAACCAGGTGTTCATCAATTTGTATCACAGCGTCGGCAATCTCGTGTCGAGTGAAAGTACGGAGAAAGTATACAGCGTATATAAAGTCATGCTGCTGCTCAGCTTTTGGCTGTACTCGCTGCTAGCGACACTGTTATATATCGTGCTTGCGCCGTTCATCACGCTGTGGATCGGAGAGAAATTCCTGATGAGCAGCGGAGTGCTTGCCATTTTGGTGCTTCTGTTCTTCGAGCGGGGGATGCGTAATCCCATCACGACCGTGAAGACAACAGCCGGTATTTTTCAAGAAGACCGGTATGTTCCGTTGGCTCAGGCGGCGGTCGGCTTAGGCATTTCCATTATTTTGGTGCGGCAGATCGGGATTGCGGGAGTCTTCATCGGCTCATTGGTCGGCGCTCTGGCCATGCCTTTTTGGACAACGCCCTATCTGGTGTATAAAAAGGTATTTCACCGGCCCTTGTCGGAGCACTACCGACTCTATGCATACTTTACTATAATAGGGGTAGGCGCTTTTTTTGCGGCATATTCAGCGAGCGGTCTGATCCATGCGAACAGCTTTCCGCTTCTCCTGGTTAAAGGCGCGGTCGCGTTCATCATTGTCAATCTCATCTATGTGCTGCTCTTTCACCGCAGAGATGAATTTGCCTACCTGCAAGGAATCGCCAAGACGCTGCTAGGAAAGGTCACTGTAAGGTTCGGCCCATTAAAAAAGACGGAGGTTGATTAG